The following coding sequences lie in one Hyphobacterium sp. CCMP332 genomic window:
- a CDS encoding peptide ABC transporter substrate-binding protein — MMNKSIFRTTLLIAASAVVLAACGGSGDVDENSVVLHRGNSAEPLTLDPHKASGTWENNVIGDMFIGLFTDDANAAPIPGMAESWTVSEDGLTWTFVLREAVWSDGVPVTAGDFEYAFQRILNPATLAQYSSLLYPIENAEAVNSGEMPLDAVGVEALDDRTLEIRLENPAPYLPGLLTHYTTFPVPRHVVEQYGDQWIQPEHIAVNGPYELVQWSTNNFVHVQRNPLFYDNENVCIDEVFYYPTVDATAGVRRVQNGELHLNNEFPGQHIDRLRREMPEYVRVHPYMGTVYFSMNNDYGPFSDARVRNALGMAVNREFLAEEIYRDGRSAAYSLVPPDVANYAGGVQAEWADWPMEQRRERARELLMEAGYGPDNPLEFEYSHRSTGDNPRIAPVVQQDWDSIADWVDVSIVQIETQIHYENLRSADYEVGDGGWIADYNDPYNFLFLAEERSIPMNYSRYRNAEYDDLLTRANQELDMEIRASMMAEAEQMMIDDMPIIPVVFYVNRAVVSPEVTGWEDNIVHIHRTRFMCLQDEE; from the coding sequence ATGATGAACAAATCGATTTTCCGGACAACATTGTTGATTGCGGCTTCAGCCGTCGTGCTCGCGGCCTGCGGAGGCTCCGGAGACGTGGATGAGAATTCCGTTGTCCTGCACCGCGGCAATAGTGCCGAACCCCTGACACTTGACCCTCACAAGGCCAGTGGAACATGGGAAAACAATGTTATCGGCGACATGTTCATCGGACTTTTCACGGATGATGCCAACGCTGCTCCCATCCCCGGAATGGCGGAAAGCTGGACCGTCAGTGAAGATGGCCTGACGTGGACGTTTGTCCTGCGCGAAGCGGTATGGTCGGACGGAGTGCCCGTGACTGCAGGCGATTTTGAATATGCGTTCCAGCGAATTCTGAACCCGGCAACGCTCGCCCAGTATTCCTCGCTGCTTTATCCCATCGAGAATGCCGAGGCTGTCAATTCCGGCGAAATGCCGCTGGATGCGGTTGGTGTTGAAGCGCTGGATGACCGGACGCTTGAAATTCGCCTTGAAAACCCGGCACCGTACCTTCCGGGTCTGCTGACCCACTACACGACCTTCCCGGTTCCGCGGCATGTCGTTGAACAGTATGGTGACCAGTGGATCCAGCCGGAACATATTGCGGTCAACGGCCCTTATGAGCTGGTGCAATGGTCGACGAACAATTTCGTCCACGTCCAGCGTAACCCGTTATTCTATGACAATGAAAATGTCTGCATTGATGAGGTCTTCTATTATCCGACGGTCGATGCCACGGCGGGCGTGCGCCGTGTCCAGAATGGCGAGCTTCATCTGAACAACGAATTTCCGGGGCAGCATATCGACCGCTTGCGTCGCGAGATGCCGGAATATGTGCGTGTTCACCCCTATATGGGCACAGTCTACTTCTCGATGAATAATGATTACGGGCCGTTCAGCGATGCACGTGTCCGCAATGCGCTCGGCATGGCGGTCAATCGTGAATTTCTGGCCGAGGAAATCTACCGCGATGGCCGTTCTGCAGCCTATTCGCTGGTTCCGCCGGACGTTGCCAATTATGCGGGCGGCGTTCAGGCTGAATGGGCAGACTGGCCCATGGAACAACGCCGGGAACGCGCGCGTGAACTCCTGATGGAAGCCGGGTATGGTCCGGATAATCCGCTCGAGTTTGAATATTCACACCGGTCGACGGGCGACAATCCGCGGATTGCGCCGGTCGTTCAGCAGGATTGGGACAGCATTGCCGACTGGGTGGATGTGTCGATTGTCCAGATCGAGACCCAGATTCACTATGAAAACCTTCGCTCGGCCGACTATGAGGTCGGTGATGGTGGCTGGATCGCGGACTATAACGATCCGTATAACTTCCTTTTCCTGGCTGAAGAGCGGTCCATCCCGATGAATTATTCGCGCTACAGGAACGCGGAATATGATGATCTGTTGACGCGCGCCAATCAGGAACTGGATATGGAAATCCGGGCCAGCATGATGGCCGAAGCCGAGCAGATGATGATTGACGACATGCCGATCATTCCGGTTGTTTTCTACGTCAATCGGGCCGTTGTGAGCCCGGAAGTGACAGGCTGGGAAGACAATATCGTTCACATTCACCGCACACGCTTCATGTGCCTTCAGGACGAAGAATAG